The proteins below are encoded in one region of Berryella intestinalis:
- the gluQRS gene encoding tRNA glutamyl-Q(34) synthetase GluQRS, with the protein MTVVGRFAPSPTGRMHAGNIYAALLSWLIVRSQGGSIVLRIEDLDRERSKPSYADQIMRDFESLGLTWDRGPFYQSGRDDAYRLAFDALSQKTRVYPCFCTRADLRAASAPHAGERYVYAGTCRDIPSSEVERRSKLRVPSWRVFAPDAVYRVNDLVQGSFEQNLATDCGDFVVRRADGSFAYQLAVVADDFYQGVTCIVRGCDLLSSTPQQMYLQNLLGFGNPSYAHVPLLVDASGRRLSKRNRDASFDELIARYRTPEGIIGHIAYIAGVLEDDEPAPPAALLARFDLDRWKRRLKARGGMAQLEWR; encoded by the coding sequence GTGACCGTCGTCGGCCGCTTCGCGCCCAGCCCGACGGGGCGCATGCATGCGGGAAACATCTACGCCGCCCTCCTTTCGTGGCTGATCGTCAGATCGCAGGGGGGCAGCATCGTTTTGCGCATCGAGGATCTCGACCGAGAGCGGTCGAAGCCCTCCTACGCCGACCAGATCATGCGGGACTTCGAGTCGCTGGGACTCACCTGGGATCGGGGGCCTTTCTACCAAAGCGGGCGCGACGACGCATACCGCCTCGCGTTCGATGCCCTCTCGCAGAAAACGCGCGTCTACCCCTGTTTCTGCACGCGCGCCGATCTGCGCGCTGCGTCGGCCCCCCATGCCGGCGAGCGCTACGTGTATGCGGGAACCTGCAGGGATATCCCCTCGAGCGAGGTCGAGCGCAGATCGAAACTGCGGGTCCCGTCCTGGCGGGTGTTCGCCCCGGATGCTGTTTATCGGGTGAACGACCTGGTCCAAGGATCATTCGAGCAGAACCTCGCAACGGATTGCGGGGACTTCGTCGTGCGGCGAGCCGATGGGTCCTTCGCCTACCAGCTCGCCGTCGTTGCCGACGATTTCTACCAGGGGGTTACCTGCATCGTGCGCGGTTGCGACCTGCTCTCGTCGACCCCGCAGCAGATGTACCTGCAAAACCTGCTGGGATTCGGCAACCCCTCCTACGCCCATGTCCCCTTGCTGGTCGATGCGAGCGGGCGACGGCTCTCCAAGAGAAACCGGGACGCATCGTTTGACGAGTTGATCGCCCGATACCGGACCCCCGAGGGCATCATCGGGCACATAGCCTATATCGCGGGCGTTCTGGAAGACGACGAGCCGGCCCCTCCGGCCGCGCTGCTTGCAAGGTTCGACCTCGACCGATGGAAGCGCCGCCTTAAAGCGCGGGGAGGAATGGCGCAGCTGGAGTGGCGCTGA
- a CDS encoding prenyltransferase yields MNTHDRTSGNTGRLTAKMALELAAPHTWPAAILPTLAAVCMAATRVESLSVSLSLAMLAIVVLFQSAANTFNDYYDCIKGTDSEDDYVDPSDSVLVYNDVDPRCALRLAVGFVAAAFALGIYVIVQAGLFPLLIGVIGAFFVVVYSAGKTPLSYLPLGEAVSGVVMGALVPFAVVQALTGSVEPLVLVWSAPLALLVGLIMFTNNISDIERDVPAQRRTLAIALGRERARSLYHALAVASVVAMLAVLAVWFPKGLIVMPFMVLGSLPLFQALFRNPLTPERRLQSMPQILTVNIVLGAFYSAAILLSASVDLSL; encoded by the coding sequence TTGAACACTCATGATCGAACCAGCGGTAATACGGGGCGGCTGACGGCGAAAATGGCCCTCGAGCTGGCGGCCCCGCATACTTGGCCCGCCGCCATCCTCCCCACGCTGGCGGCCGTGTGCATGGCGGCCACGCGGGTCGAGTCGCTTTCGGTGTCGCTGTCTTTGGCCATGCTGGCGATCGTCGTGCTGTTCCAATCGGCGGCCAACACCTTCAACGATTATTACGACTGCATCAAGGGGACGGACAGCGAGGACGACTACGTCGATCCCAGCGACTCGGTCCTGGTCTACAACGACGTGGACCCCCGCTGCGCTTTGAGGCTCGCCGTGGGCTTCGTGGCCGCCGCATTCGCGCTCGGTATCTACGTGATCGTGCAGGCGGGATTGTTTCCCCTGCTGATCGGGGTGATCGGAGCCTTCTTCGTCGTCGTGTACTCGGCTGGGAAGACTCCCCTCTCCTATCTGCCGCTCGGAGAGGCGGTAAGCGGCGTCGTCATGGGCGCTCTGGTGCCCTTCGCCGTCGTGCAGGCGCTTACCGGATCGGTCGAGCCGCTCGTGCTCGTATGGAGCGCGCCGTTGGCCCTCTTGGTCGGCTTGATCATGTTCACCAACAACATCAGCGACATCGAGCGCGACGTTCCGGCGCAGCGCAGGACCCTGGCGATCGCACTCGGGCGCGAGCGGGCGCGATCGCTGTACCACGCGCTTGCGGTCGCGAGCGTCGTTGCGATGCTGGCCGTTTTGGCGGTGTGGTTCCCCAAAGGGCTGATCGTGATGCCGTTCATGGTGCTGGGTTCTCTGCCCCTTTTCCAGGCGCTGTTCCGAAACCCGCTCACCCCCGAGCGGCGCCTCCAGTCGATGCCGCAGATCCTCACGGTGAACATCGTGCTGGGCGCGTTCTATTCGGCGGCGATCCTGCTGTCGGCCTCGGTCGACCTGTCGCTGTAG
- a CDS encoding indolepyruvate oxidoreductase subunit beta, translating into MNARTVLLCGVGGQGTILAADLLARAALAAGLEVKVSEIHGMAQRGGAVTTVVRFGESVSTMVADAGMADCVVSFETTEALRNAPYLKEGGYLLVSDETIKPLPVACGRASMPAQARTKLERLGAVIVPATKIAREAGNPKTVNVVLLGALEARLGFGRDAWIQAIEGKVPPKTVEANTRAFDLALEFAQGDLG; encoded by the coding sequence ATGAACGCGCGCACCGTCCTTCTTTGCGGAGTCGGGGGGCAGGGGACCATCCTCGCCGCCGACCTGCTTGCCCGCGCCGCTCTGGCGGCCGGCCTCGAAGTGAAGGTTTCCGAGATCCACGGGATGGCCCAGCGAGGCGGCGCCGTCACCACGGTCGTCCGCTTCGGCGAAAGCGTCTCCACTATGGTCGCCGATGCCGGCATGGCCGACTGCGTGGTCTCCTTCGAGACCACCGAGGCCCTGCGCAATGCGCCGTACCTGAAAGAGGGGGGATACCTCCTCGTATCCGACGAGACCATCAAGCCCCTGCCCGTCGCCTGCGGACGCGCGTCCATGCCCGCGCAGGCCCGAACGAAACTCGAGCGGCTCGGCGCGGTGATCGTTCCCGCCACGAAGATCGCCCGAGAGGCCGGCAATCCGAAGACCGTCAACGTCGTCCTTCTAGGGGCGCTCGAAGCGCGGCTCGGGTTCGGGCGCGACGCTTGGATACAGGCGATCGAGGGGAAGGTTCCCCCCAAGACCGTTGAGGCCAACACGCGGGCATTCGACCTCGCGCTGGAATTCGCCCAGGGCGATCTGGGTTAG
- a CDS encoding acyl-CoA thioesterase encodes MVKVVEVPVRYGETDCMGVVYHANYPLYFEDAREKFIADLGFPYAELEKQNIMAPVTEMHLSYSSSLRYGDTALIRIWVSKLTAVRVTYSYEIFRKGMDLQFERPCVTGFTTLCIVDSETFEPLNMRKACPELYAKYKEAVECELDEE; translated from the coding sequence ATGGTCAAGGTAGTCGAAGTCCCGGTACGTTACGGGGAAACGGACTGCATGGGCGTCGTGTACCACGCGAACTATCCGCTGTACTTCGAGGACGCCCGCGAGAAATTCATAGCTGATCTCGGGTTTCCCTACGCAGAACTCGAAAAGCAGAACATCATGGCCCCGGTGACGGAGATGCATCTGTCGTATTCGTCGTCGCTGAGGTACGGGGACACCGCGCTCATCAGGATCTGGGTCTCGAAGCTCACCGCCGTCCGGGTCACATATTCCTACGAGATCTTCCGCAAGGGGATGGACCTTCAGTTCGAGCGGCCCTGCGTGACGGGGTTCACCACGCTGTGCATCGTCGACAGCGAAACGTTCGAGCCTTTGAACATGAGGAAGGCTTGCCCTGAGCTCTACGCCAAATACAAAGAAGCCGTCGAATGCGAGCTCGACGAAGAATAG
- a CDS encoding thiamine pyrophosphate-dependent enzyme has product MELLSGNEAIARGAWEAGAHIGVAYPGTPSTETLETFCTFDDVYAEWCTNEKVAVEVGMGASAAGARVLSTMKHVGVNVAADPLFTAAYTGVNGGFVILAADDPGMYSSQDEQDSHWYARAAHIPMLDPADSAEALAFTRDAFDISEEFDVPVFIRSTVRVSHTKTAVETGPRRTRDIKPYEKDAAKWVMMPAFAKPRRKIQLERIDALRAWVETCPYNKVVRKGTEVGVICAGAVYQHVCEALPDASVFKLGVSWPLPQRALEEFASSVDRVYVVEEGSEYFADQVRALGIEPAAFERPLPRDGELSPGLIRTAFGYEEPAHADAFGDVPARPPALCPGCPHRLVFKELSRIKAIVTGDIGCYTLGALAPLSAIDTCLDMGASVSMSHGFELALAGTQHRPVVGIIGDSTFAHSGLSSLISTVYNRGKGTVCILDNRTTAMTGRQGNPFNGETLQGRPSRELDLVGLLRAIDVDHVLEVDPHNAKAVRAALRTATKDQADELTVIVFKAPCVLLSRDRRPNYFINGNCTACGACTSIGCPALSKDPESGLASIDQSLCVGCGQCEQYCHSNAIEQLTGLSA; this is encoded by the coding sequence ATGGAACTTTTATCAGGAAACGAGGCCATAGCGCGCGGCGCCTGGGAGGCGGGCGCCCATATCGGAGTGGCCTATCCCGGAACGCCGTCCACCGAAACGCTCGAGACGTTCTGCACCTTCGACGACGTGTACGCGGAATGGTGCACGAACGAGAAGGTGGCCGTCGAAGTGGGCATGGGCGCTTCCGCCGCCGGCGCGCGCGTGCTTTCCACCATGAAGCACGTCGGCGTGAACGTCGCGGCAGACCCCCTGTTCACAGCGGCGTATACCGGCGTGAACGGCGGGTTCGTCATACTCGCCGCCGACGACCCGGGCATGTACTCGTCCCAAGACGAGCAGGACTCCCACTGGTACGCGCGGGCGGCCCACATCCCCATGCTCGACCCGGCGGACTCGGCCGAGGCGCTGGCCTTCACGCGCGACGCCTTCGATATCTCCGAAGAGTTCGACGTGCCCGTGTTCATCCGCTCGACGGTGCGCGTGTCGCACACCAAAACCGCCGTCGAGACGGGGCCGCGCCGCACCCGCGACATCAAGCCCTACGAGAAGGACGCTGCGAAATGGGTCATGATGCCCGCCTTCGCCAAACCGCGCCGCAAGATCCAGCTCGAGCGCATCGACGCGCTGCGCGCATGGGTTGAGACCTGCCCGTACAACAAGGTGGTCCGCAAGGGAACAGAGGTCGGGGTGATCTGCGCCGGAGCCGTCTACCAGCACGTCTGCGAGGCGCTGCCCGATGCCTCGGTGTTCAAGCTGGGGGTCAGCTGGCCCTTGCCGCAGCGAGCGCTCGAGGAGTTCGCAAGCTCGGTCGACAGGGTGTACGTGGTCGAGGAGGGATCCGAGTACTTCGCCGACCAGGTGCGCGCACTGGGCATCGAGCCCGCTGCGTTCGAACGGCCCCTGCCGCGCGACGGCGAGCTTTCACCCGGCCTCATCCGCACCGCCTTCGGCTACGAGGAGCCCGCGCACGCCGATGCGTTCGGCGATGTGCCCGCGCGTCCGCCCGCGCTCTGCCCGGGCTGCCCGCACCGCCTGGTGTTCAAGGAGCTCTCGCGCATCAAGGCCATCGTCACCGGCGACATCGGCTGCTACACCCTGGGTGCGCTCGCGCCGCTGTCCGCGATCGACACCTGCCTCGACATGGGGGCCTCGGTCTCGATGTCTCACGGATTCGAGCTCGCGCTCGCAGGCACGCAGCATCGACCCGTCGTGGGCATCATCGGTGACTCGACGTTCGCCCATTCGGGCCTCTCGTCCCTCATCTCGACGGTGTACAACCGGGGGAAGGGCACCGTCTGCATCCTCGACAACCGCACGACGGCCATGACCGGGCGCCAGGGCAACCCCTTCAACGGGGAAACCCTCCAGGGACGCCCCAGCAGGGAGCTCGACCTCGTCGGGCTGCTTCGCGCGATCGACGTCGACCATGTTTTGGAAGTGGACCCGCACAACGCCAAGGCCGTGCGCGCTGCGCTGCGCACCGCGACCAAAGACCAGGCCGACGAGCTGACCGTCATCGTGTTCAAGGCGCCGTGCGTGCTTTTGAGCAGGGACCGGCGTCCCAACTACTTCATCAACGGCAACTGCACCGCCTGCGGGGCCTGCACCTCCATTGGGTGCCCCGCTCTGTCCAAAGACCCTGAAAGCGGCCTGGCTTCGATCGACCAGTCGCTGTGCGTCGGGTGCGGGCAGTGCGAGCAGTACTGCCATTCGAACGCCATCGAGCAGCTGACCGGCCTTTCGGCCTAG